DNA sequence from the Streptomyces cinnabarinus genome:
CCAGGCTCCACTGGCCTCGGATGACGATGCCGCCCCGGCTGCGCAAGCTTGCCCTCATTGCGCATGTCACGTCCTCGGTCGGCTGGTTCGGTGCGGTCCTCACCTTTCTCGCGCTCGGGGTGATCGGTATGACCAGCCCGGATGCCGCTGTGGTACGCGGTGTCTACCTCGTGATGGAGCCGGCTGCCGGGTACGCCCTCGCTCCCCTGGCCTTCGCCTCGCTGCTCACTGGTGTCATCCAGTCCTTGGGTACGACCTGGGGTCTTCTGCGCCACTACTGGGTCCTGTTCAAGCTCCTGATCAACGCTGTCGCCACCGGGGTGCTGTTGATCTACCTGGGCACGTTCAGGTCCATGGCTCACCTGGCCGCAGACCCGGCGGCCGAGCTCTCCTCGGTGCGCAACTTCTCGCCCGTGCTCCATTCGGTGCTCGCGCTGGCGGTTCTGCTGTTGGCCATGATCCTGGCGGTGTACAAGCCACGGGGCGTCACCCCGTACGGGCAGCGCAAGCAGCGGGCCCAGCGGTGACCCGCGCCTTTCCGCGACACCGATCGGCATACTCGCGCACGTGGGGCACCGTGAGCGGATGGACAGTTGATCCCAGAGCTTGCACGCGGCCCTTTATGCGGCCTTGGCCAGGGTGGACCAATCCGTGCTGGGCGCGGGCCGGACGGGGGCCGAAGGGGCGGTCAAGGCCCGTTCTCCGTCGTGGCGCGGCCAGAGGAGGAGGGCGGCGAGCGCTCCCGCCCCGGCAAGGACCGCGAGGACGGACCAGGCGAGGGTGAAGCCGGCGTTCGTGCCGAGCCATCCCGCGACGGGATAGGTGATCAGCCAGGCCAGGTGCGACAGAGAGAACTGGGCCGCGAATGCCTCGGGAATCGCGTTGCGTCCCACGGAGGCGCGCAGGACCTTGCCTGTCGGTGTGATGACGAGCGCCATGGCGATGCCGATCACGGTCCAGATGATCGCCGTACCGGTCCAAGTGAGGCTGGCCGCGATGAGCGTCACCGCGGCGGTCGTGCAGCCGACGAGGACTCCGGCGCCGGTCATCATGACGGTCCGGGCAGGGATCCGGTCGAGAACGCGGGGCAGTACAGGGCCGCCAGAAGGGTTCCGGTGCCGGAGGCGGCGAGCATCCGGGCGACGCCCGACTGCGAGCCGCCGAGTTCGTCACCGACGTGGTTGGCGGTGTTGACGACGACGATCGACCCTGCTGCCGCGACCACGAGATTGAGCGCCATGATGCCGCGCAGTCGCGGAGTCCTGAGGAAGGTGCCGATGCCGGCTGCCGCCCTGCCCCATGCCTTGGTGTGGGTACTGGGGCGGGCGTCGGGGATGCGTGTCGACAGGACGAGCAGGCCGGAGATGAGGAATCCGGCGGAGGTGCCCAGGAACAGCCAGTTGAAGCTCATGAACGTCAGGGCGACGGCTGCCGGCACGGGGCTGAGCAGACTCTCCATGGTGTAGGCGACCTGGGAGGCGGACGGGGCACGCGTGCAGTCGGACTCGTCGGTGACGATGTCGGGGATGACGGCCTGGAACGTCGGGGTGAACGCCGCCGAGGCGGCTTGGAGCAGGCCGATCAGCACGTAGATGTGCCAGACCTCGGTGACCAGTGGCAGGGCCAGGACCACCACACCGCGGACCGCGTCGAGGAGGAACAGGAAAGTTCTCCTGGGGAGCCGGTCGACGTACGCGGCGGCCAGCGGGGCTATGACCACGTACATGACCATCTTGATGGTCAGGGCGGTCCCGAGGACCAGGCCGGCGCGCGGACCGGCGAGGTCGTAGGCGAGCAGCCCGAGGGCCACGGTGGTCAGCCCGGTCCCGAACAGGGCGATGACCTGGGCGCTGAACAGGCGGCGGTAGTCACGGATGGCGAACAGACGCATGGCGGGGTCCTTCCGTATCCATGCGGCGGGGCACGGTCCCGCTGAGGGATGAGCGTTCGTACGGTCAGTGGTGTGCGTGGTGGTGGCAGCTGTGCCCGGGCGCGACGTGGGCTGCCGCGCCCGAGCGAGGGGTGGTCCCGGTGGTCCGCACCGTGAACTCGGCTGTCCGGACAACGCCGTTGTGTTGGAAGTCCAGGTACAGGCGGTAGGTGCCCACCGAGGGCGCGACCGCCATGAAGGCGATCTCGGGTCCCGCTGCGGTGGTGCCGTTGCCGGGTTCACCCTCCGGGTGGACGTGGAGGTAGCCCAGGTCACCGACTCGCAGTGCCACCAGGTGCCCGTATGCGGCCAGGTAGGGCTCCAGGTCGGTGACAGGGCGGCCGTTCCGGCTGACAGTGAGCGTCAGTTCGCTTGCCTCGCCGGGCACGAGGCCGCCGACGAGCGTGACGGTGTACTCGCCGATCTGTGTGACCCCGGAGGCATCAGGGAGAGGCCGCGGGTCGTAGGGTCCGGCCACCGCGACGTCGATCCCCAGTGTCATGGTCCCCTTGTGCCCGGCCGGGTGGATGTCGGCGAATGGATAGATACCCCCTAGGGGTACCTTGCAACGACTTCATCTATACCCCCCACCCGTATCTCTCGCAAGGGTTGATCTCCGGCCCGGAGATGGGGAGTGGGTCACAAGTCCGCTGAGTCCCCATTCCCAACGCCCGCTTCTGGTGGGGGTGTTGTCACCCACAGGACGGACACGCGCCTCCCCGGCCGGGAGGGCGCAGCGTGGACCGGGGTACTGAGTTGCGAGCCTGTGCACGCGGTGTGACCGTGGGAAGTACTGAAAGCGGGCAATCCAATGGCGAACGGACCTATGAACAGGCGCGCGTTCACCGGTCGATATGTCATCGTCCTGGACCGCGGCGAGCAGGAAAGCGGGCTGCACGCACTGCGTTCCACGGCCGGTATCGGATCCGTCGAACGAGTCCGGGAAGCCGACGCCGCGAACGTCGCCGAACTCCTTGAACGCCCCGACGTATCGGTGCACTTCGAGGCGCTCGGCGTCGTCGTCGCCGAGGTTCGGCCCGATCAACGCCATGCGCTGGTGACGACGGCCGTGAGGGAGCCCTCGATCGTGGCGGCCGAGCCTGAGTGCATGGTGTACCCCATGCCGGTCACCGCCCCGCGACAGGCTCCGGCCGAGTTCTTCCCGGCCTACCGCGGCGAGGGGGACGTGGTCCAGCGGGACACCATGGCTCACCTCGCCGCCGCCCAGGGCCCGGCCTGGGACGAGGAGGCGTGGACCTGGGGACTGCAGGCGATCCGGGTCAACCTGTCCGGCCTGACCGGGCGCGACGTGAGCATCGCGGTCCTCGACACCGGTGTGGACACCGATCACCCGGATCTGGCCGGACGCATCGAGGCGACGGCCTCCTTCGTGCCCCAACAGACGGTGGAGGACGGCAATGGCCACGGCACTGCTTGCATCGGCATTGCCGCCGGCCCCGCCAGTCCTCGGCAGGGCCCCCGCTACGGCGTGGCCTCGGAGGCGCGGATCCTCGTGGCGAAGGTGCTCAGCGACTCGGGCAAGGGTGCCGACGGCCAGATCCTCGCGGGCATGGAGTGGGCCATGGCCCGCGGCGCGCGTGTGATCTCCCTGTCCCTCGGCGGCCTGGTTCAGCCGGGTCAACTCTTCCCGCAGGCGTACGAGTCGGTGGCCCGGCGGGCAGCCGAGAGCGGGGCGGTGGTCGTCGCCGCCGCCGGGGACTACAGCGACCGTCCCTTGCACATCGCACCTGTCAGCCGACCGGCCAACTGCCCCGCCGTCCTCGCGGTGGCCGCTCTCGACGCGTCGCTGTCGCCGGCGTTCTACTCCAACGCCGGCATCAACGGCGACGGCGGTGAGATCAATATCGCCGCGCCGGGCAGAGACGTGCGCTCGGCCGCCCCCAACGGCGGATACCAGGTGCTCAGCGGCACCAGCATGGCCGCGCCGCATGCCGCGGGCGTCGTCGTCCTGCTCGCCCAGCAGTACCCCGACGCCTCCGCGGCCGGACTCAAGGCCAGGCTGGAGGCGGGTGCGTGGCCGCTCCCGCACCTCGTCACGGACGTGGGCCCGGGTCTGCTTCAGGCCCCGTGAACGAGTCCTGGCCGACATGAGCCGGGGGCATCGCCGACCCCATGGCTAGCATCCGGCCATGGGAACCGACGACAGCTCATTCCGTGACCGGGCACGACAGGACATCGCCGCACCCTCGGGATCGGTCTTCGACACCGTCGTGGACCGCAGGAACTCCAACTCCATGAAGTGGGCCTACGGCCATCAGCTGCTGTCCGCCGACGAGGCCGCGGCCGACCCGCTGCCGATGTGGGTCGCCGACACCGACTTCAAGGCTCCCCAAGCCGTGATCGACGCGCTGCACGAGGCCGTCGACCACGGTGTCTTCGGCTATCCCGGCGGCGCGACCGACAACTATGTGGACGCCGTGACCGGCTGGCAGGCCAGACGGTTCGGCTGGGAGGTGCCGCGGGAGTGGGTGCTTCAGACGGCCGGCGTCATCACCACGCTCAAGACCGCGGTGCAGGCCTTCTCCGCCCCCGGTGACTCGGTCCTGATCCAGCCGCCGGTCTACGCCCACTTCCACCACGACGTCCTGCTCAACGGCCGCCACCTCGCCTACGCTCCGCTCCAGCGCACCGAGGACGGCTACCGGTTCGACGCCCGTACGTTCGCCGCCGCCATCCGGCCCGACACCAAACTGTTCATCCTCAGCCACCCCCACAACCCCACCGGCAACGTCTGGACGGAGGACGAGCTGCGGACCATGGGGGAGATCTGCGCCGGGCACGGCGTCCTCGTCATATCCGACGAGATCCACCAGGACCTCGTCATCAATCCGGAGCGCCAGCACATCCCGTTCGCCTCGCTCGGCCGGGAGTTCGAGCGCAACAGCATCACCTGCACGGCGCCGAGCAAGACGTTCAACCTTCCCGGGCTGCAGAGTGCCAACGCGTTCGTCCCCGACCCCAGGCTGCGCGAGGAACTGGCCCGCCAGTACGAACGCAACGCCTTCCCGTTCGTCAACGTGCTGGGCATGGCCGCCGCCGAGGCCGCCTACACGCACGGTGAGCCCTGGCTGGAGGAGATGCTCACCTACCTGCGCCGCAACCACACCCACTTCGCGCAGTCGGTCAACAGCGCCACCTCCAAGGTCCGGGTGCTGCCGGCGGACGCGCTCTACCTGGCGTGGACGGACTGCCGCGGTCTGGGGCTGGACGCCGAGTCCCTGGACAAATTCATGCTCACCAAGGCCCGCCTGTGGCTGGACAAGGGACAGAAGTTCGGGACCGAGGGCCACGGCTACATGCGCGTCAACCTGGGCTGCCCACGCTCCACGGTCGACGAAGCGATACGACGGCTGCT
Encoded proteins:
- a CDS encoding S8 family serine peptidase, with protein sequence MNRRAFTGRYVIVLDRGEQESGLHALRSTAGIGSVERVREADAANVAELLERPDVSVHFEALGVVVAEVRPDQRHALVTTAVREPSIVAAEPECMVYPMPVTAPRQAPAEFFPAYRGEGDVVQRDTMAHLAAAQGPAWDEEAWTWGLQAIRVNLSGLTGRDVSIAVLDTGVDTDHPDLAGRIEATASFVPQQTVEDGNGHGTACIGIAAGPASPRQGPRYGVASEARILVAKVLSDSGKGADGQILAGMEWAMARGARVISLSLGGLVQPGQLFPQAYESVARRAAESGAVVVAAAGDYSDRPLHIAPVSRPANCPAVLAVAALDASLSPAFYSNAGINGDGGEINIAAPGRDVRSAAPNGGYQVLSGTSMAAPHAAGVVVLLAQQYPDASAAGLKARLEAGAWPLPHLVTDVGPGLLQAP
- a CDS encoding MalY/PatB family protein: MGTDDSSFRDRARQDIAAPSGSVFDTVVDRRNSNSMKWAYGHQLLSADEAAADPLPMWVADTDFKAPQAVIDALHEAVDHGVFGYPGGATDNYVDAVTGWQARRFGWEVPREWVLQTAGVITTLKTAVQAFSAPGDSVLIQPPVYAHFHHDVLLNGRHLAYAPLQRTEDGYRFDARTFAAAIRPDTKLFILSHPHNPTGNVWTEDELRTMGEICAGHGVLVISDEIHQDLVINPERQHIPFASLGREFERNSITCTAPSKTFNLPGLQSANAFVPDPRLREELARQYERNAFPFVNVLGMAAAEAAYTHGEPWLEEMLTYLRRNHTHFAQSVNSATSKVRVLPADALYLAWTDCRGLGLDAESLDKFMLTKARLWLDKGQKFGTEGHGYMRVNLGCPRSTVDEAIRRLLAAVDGA